A genomic stretch from Bacillota bacterium includes:
- a CDS encoding beta-ketoacyl-[acyl-carrier-protein] synthase II has translation MVSDSARVVVTGVGAVSAFGVGAEALRSGLERALRAGGVEEWEGLGRLAVARVEGFEPERFLPPRTVRNNERFTHLAAAAAELALTEAALEPSALDPWRVGVIGGTSVGGPGDLIAGLERVQTGGPRRVGPHTIPRIIPNMAAGVIAEKYGFRGVNTTLTTASSAGLDAIGTALLALRDGEADVVLAGASESSLEPLLLAPLLRSGEVSREAGRPFDRRRDGVTVAEGAAWLALERLEHARARGARILAEVEGYGRALAAGSRLDGGALADGLARAVAAALADAGVEPDDLGGVVAHAAGSPRLDRAEAEALRAALGEGLPPVTAPAGGLGYAMAASGALEAAVAVLALERGVLPPTAGWEEADPELGLTPVHDGGRPLARARLLCTTAALGGPCSAVILAGWD, from the coding sequence CCTCGAGCGGGCTCTCCGCGCGGGTGGCGTGGAGGAGTGGGAGGGGTTGGGGCGGCTGGCGGTGGCGCGGGTGGAGGGCTTCGAGCCGGAACGCTTCCTGCCGCCGCGCACGGTGCGGAACAACGAGCGCTTCACCCACCTGGCGGCGGCGGCGGCCGAGCTGGCCCTGACGGAGGCGGCTCTGGAGCCCTCCGCCCTCGACCCCTGGCGGGTGGGCGTCATCGGGGGGACCTCGGTGGGCGGGCCCGGCGACCTCATCGCGGGGCTGGAGCGGGTGCAGACGGGCGGTCCGCGCCGCGTGGGACCGCACACCATCCCGCGCATCATCCCCAACATGGCCGCCGGCGTGATCGCGGAGAAGTACGGCTTCCGCGGCGTCAATACCACGCTCACCACGGCCTCCAGCGCGGGCCTGGACGCCATCGGCACGGCGCTCCTCGCGCTGCGCGACGGCGAGGCGGACGTGGTGCTGGCCGGCGCCAGCGAGTCCTCGCTGGAGCCGCTGCTCCTGGCGCCTCTTCTCCGCTCGGGCGAGGTGAGCCGCGAGGCGGGGCGGCCCTTCGACCGTCGCCGCGACGGCGTCACCGTCGCGGAGGGCGCCGCCTGGCTGGCGCTGGAGCGGCTGGAGCACGCCCGGGCGCGCGGCGCCCGCATCCTGGCCGAGGTGGAGGGCTACGGGCGGGCGCTGGCGGCGGGGAGCCGGCTCGACGGGGGCGCGCTGGCCGACGGCCTGGCGCGGGCCGTGGCGGCGGCGCTGGCCGACGCCGGAGTGGAGCCGGACGACCTGGGCGGGGTGGTGGCCCACGCCGCGGGTTCGCCGCGCCTCGACCGCGCCGAGGCGGAGGCGCTGCGCGCCGCGCTGGGCGAGGGCCTGCCGCCCGTGACAGCGCCCGCCGGCGGCCTCGGGTATGCCATGGCGGCCAGCGGCGCCCTGGAGGCGGCGGTGGCGGTCCTGGCGCTGGAGCGGGGGGTGCTGCCGCCCACGGCCGGCTGGGAGGAGGCCGACCCGGAGCTGGGGCTGACGCCGGTCCACGACGGGGGCCGGCCGCTGGCGCGGGCCCGCCTGCTCTGCACGACGGCGGCCCTGGGCGGCCCCTGCAGCGCCGTGATCCTGGCGGGGTGGGACTGA
- a CDS encoding endonuclease MutS2 yields the protein MFDEAVLEKLDFPRILEALAGATAFAPAREAARALRPSADPVLLAERQARLAEAMELRRRDASLPRMPELDPRSWLERLRLGAALGGEELFALLAFLRASARLAAWLLEEGSGAPRLGEEARRLPRLPALEERLARSVAPDGSWLDTASSALAALRRRQRNVEAAVRQRLEAMVRSLAARQVLQEAVVTVRSGRFCLPVRADQRSAVPGIVHDRSESGATFFIEPAAVVE from the coding sequence GTGTTCGACGAGGCGGTTCTGGAGAAGCTCGACTTCCCGCGCATCCTGGAGGCGCTGGCCGGCGCCACGGCCTTTGCGCCGGCGCGGGAGGCGGCGCGGGCGCTCCGGCCCAGCGCGGACCCTGTGCTCCTGGCCGAGCGCCAGGCGCGCCTAGCCGAGGCCATGGAGCTCCGGCGCCGCGACGCCTCCCTGCCCCGCATGCCCGAGCTGGATCCGCGCTCCTGGCTGGAGCGCCTCCGTCTCGGGGCCGCCCTGGGCGGCGAGGAGCTCTTCGCCCTGCTCGCCTTCCTCCGCGCCTCGGCAAGGCTGGCGGCCTGGCTCCTGGAGGAGGGGTCCGGGGCGCCGCGCCTGGGCGAGGAAGCGCGGCGGCTGCCGCGCCTGCCCGCCCTGGAGGAGCGGCTCGCCCGCTCCGTCGCGCCCGACGGCAGCTGGCTCGACACCGCCTCATCGGCCCTGGCCGCGCTTCGCCGCCGGCAGCGGAATGTGGAGGCGGCCGTCCGCCAGCGCCTGGAGGCCATGGTGCGGAGCCTGGCCGCCCGCCAGGTGCTGCAGGAGGCCGTCGTCACCGTCCGTTCCGGCCGCTTCTGCCTGCCGGTGCGTGCCGACCAGAGGTCGGCGGTGCCCGGCATCGTCCACGACCGCTCGGAGAGCGGCGCCACCTTCTTCATCGAGCCCGCGGCGGTGGTGGAG
- the fetB gene encoding iron export ABC transporter permease subunit FetB → MSGLSVLVTLVFVALALVVSYSQRLALERDLMVGAARALVQLLVMGYVLELVFRLAAWPWIALLLALMAGVAVQNAGQRGAGLPRRFLPPAAGITLAETVTLALLLLLGLIPGQARYVIPVSGMIIGNSMVASGLVLDRMKAEMRARSGEVLSALALGAPPRLAARLPLREAVRAGMIPTVDALKTVGLVQLPGMMTGLLIAGASPLQAVRYQILVMFMLATSTGVASMLTGLLAYRQFFNAAEQLVLPGQAGDGAKAAG, encoded by the coding sequence GTGAGCGGCCTCTCGGTGCTGGTGACGCTCGTCTTCGTCGCCCTGGCGCTGGTCGTCTCCTACAGCCAGCGCCTGGCGCTGGAGCGCGACCTGATGGTGGGCGCCGCCCGGGCGCTGGTGCAGCTCCTGGTGATGGGCTACGTGCTGGAGCTGGTCTTCCGGCTGGCCGCCTGGCCGTGGATCGCGCTCCTCCTGGCGCTCATGGCCGGGGTGGCCGTCCAGAACGCCGGGCAGCGCGGCGCCGGGCTGCCGCGCCGCTTCCTTCCGCCCGCGGCGGGGATCACGTTGGCCGAGACGGTCACCCTCGCCCTCCTGCTGCTCCTCGGCCTGATTCCCGGCCAGGCGCGTTACGTCATCCCCGTCAGCGGCATGATCATCGGGAACAGCATGGTGGCCAGCGGCCTCGTTCTCGACCGGATGAAGGCGGAGATGCGCGCGCGCAGCGGGGAGGTGCTCTCGGCGCTGGCGCTGGGCGCACCGCCGCGGCTGGCGGCGCGCCTCCCGCTGCGCGAGGCGGTGCGCGCCGGCATGATCCCGACGGTGGACGCGCTCAAGACGGTGGGCCTCGTCCAGTTGCCCGGCATGATGACGGGCCTCCTCATCGCCGGCGCCAGCCCGCTTCAGGCGGTTCGCTACCAGATCCTGGTCATGTTCATGCTGGCCACCTCCACGGGCGTCGCCTCCATGCTGACGGGCCTTCTCGCCTACCGCCAGTTCTTCAACGCGGCCGAGCAGCTGGTGCTGCCCGGGCAGGCGGGGGACGGGGCGAAGGCGGCCGGCTAG
- a CDS encoding phosphate ABC transporter ATP-binding protein: MGLTARLELEDVWVAAPGGGWILRGVRHTFAERGLTALIGPSGAGKSTLLSLLNRLRDPDRGRVLLDGRDVRETEVRALRRRVGMVLQRPYLFPGTVAENVRFGPASRGEEGPPVEELLREVALGPEMAARRVDGLSGGEQQRVALARALANRPEVLLLDEPTASLDPGAALRVEETVRGLVERAGLTVVWVTHDLAQARRVADHVLLLWAGERVEAGEAAAFFAGPASEAGRRFLAGELLGRATGGREPA; the protein is encoded by the coding sequence GTGGGACTGACGGCGCGCCTGGAGCTGGAAGACGTCTGGGTGGCCGCCCCGGGCGGGGGCTGGATCCTGCGCGGGGTGCGCCACACCTTCGCCGAACGGGGGCTGACGGCGCTGATCGGCCCTTCCGGCGCCGGCAAGAGCACGCTGCTCTCGCTGCTCAACCGCCTGCGCGACCCGGACCGGGGGCGCGTCCTGCTGGACGGCAGGGACGTACGCGAGACGGAGGTGCGGGCGCTGCGCCGCCGGGTGGGGATGGTGCTGCAGCGACCCTACCTCTTCCCCGGCACGGTGGCCGAGAACGTCCGTTTCGGGCCTGCCAGCCGCGGCGAGGAGGGGCCGCCGGTGGAGGAGCTGCTGCGCGAGGTGGCGCTCGGGCCGGAGATGGCGGCGCGGCGCGTGGACGGCCTCTCCGGCGGCGAGCAGCAGCGGGTGGCGCTGGCGCGGGCGCTCGCCAACCGGCCCGAGGTGCTGCTGCTGGACGAGCCCACCGCCTCGCTCGACCCGGGAGCGGCGCTGCGCGTCGAGGAGACGGTGCGCGGCCTGGTGGAGCGGGCCGGGCTGACGGTGGTCTGGGTGACGCACGACCTCGCGCAGGCGCGGCGGGTGGCGGACCACGTCCTCCTGCTCTGGGCGGGCGAGCGGGTGGAGGCGGGCGAGGCGGCGGCCTTCTTCGCCGGGCCGGCCAGCGAGGCCGGCCGGCGCTTCCTGGCCGGGGAGCTGCTGGGCCGGGCGACGGGGGGGAGGGAGCCGGCGTGA